The stretch of DNA acctgctctgataccattttcaaGTCAGTGCCCCAACTCAGAGCTCCACCTTTTGCATCAGGAGATGAGGGATCCAAGGATCAATCACAGGGTGACACCCCAAAAGGTACCTATCAGTTTGCTAACCTCATCTctgtatcagagcaaggttatCCCCTACGGAGAGTCGTGCTTCGTGTCAGATCACACGATAGAGGCTCGGGGCTTTTtataagctctgataccattttcaaAAGCGCGATgatcaattaaaatcaattaaacttAAATATAGACTAAGGGTATTTTTggtatttttaaagaaaatttctcTCTCCATGTACTAAAACCAAAACTCTTTTTCAAAATGTACTGATGCCTAATTAACCCATATAAaaactattatatatataaataaataaattaatataattgGAGTGAAATGGGAAAATAGAATGGAAGAATTAGCCAATTCAGAGTTGATTACATCTTATATATAGGAGCACAACTCTCATGATAGAATCAAAAACTCAAATTTAACCCCACATACATGGAATCcactaatttattttatatgtgtGAATTTTATCCATCCAAACCATGTAAGACAGTGCCCACATATAACATCCAACCTACCCCAATTCAGAATGGGTACTTAAAAGCGAGAATGATCGTTAAATCCTCAAACCCCTCTCCTGATTTTGCTGTTGCTCAAATTGTTATCTCCTTCTATCTCCATTCTCTGCAGGCATATCCAACTGCAAGTCCAGCTTTGAATCTCTGTTTGAACGAGGTGAAATCGTAATTATTTGctaatttattgtttatgttttgatgTGCAACTTCTGAATGTTCAGTTGATGAAAAACCTCCGATGAATTTATATGGCCAAGCCTACATGGATTTTCACACATCTGTGCCTTCGACGGAACCCTAAATCATTCATAGGTTCTAATTATTTTCGAATCCGGAATCAACGCCTCAGTATTGATCAAGTTAGTGGAAATGCTGAAGAATCCACGCGGCCCCCAAATGAAATTTGTGGTCAAAATCATGTCTTTGAAGTCGGTGAGGTTAGTGGAACTGTGGAAGAATTCGTTCTAAAACCTCTAAACCTAGATGAATCTattcatcaaaatcaattctTATATGCTTGTGAGATTGCCAAAGAGGTTTCTGTTTTTATTAGGGCCCAACCGAGGTGGGAGCAAACACTTACGATTGTTTTTCCAAATGTTAATTTTGTGGATCCTAATATTTACAACGAGGTTTTGAAGCGGCAGAATAATGCGTTCTTGTCTATCCGGTTCTATCATTGGCTTGTGTCTTTGAATGGATTTTCATTGGATCCAATTTTATGTAAGGAGATATTTCGTAGGCTTGTAGAGGCTAATGCTGCCAAAGCTGCTGAGAGTTTTCTCAAGGAAACAAAGTTTGAGCCTGAGCCGGAGCTTTTGGAGTTGTATATTGAGTGCCTTGGCGAAAATGGGCTGGTTGAACTAGCATTTGACGTGTTTGAACGTTTAAAAATTATTGGTCATTGTGCGCCTTTGCAAACATGGAATTCAGCTTTGTCCTGTGCGCTAAGAACCAAAAGGCTCGACGTTTTTTGGGCACTATATGGGGATATGATGCAGCAGAATGTCGTACCAGACATAGATACCACAGGATACTTGACTAGAGCCTTTTGTATTGACAACAATGCTGCGAAAGGCTACAATCTTCTTCGACAAGTTTTGGAGAATGGACATGTCCCGAGCAAAATCGTTTTCAATAAGTTGGTAGCTGCATTTTGCAAGAGTGGTGATTATGGGAAAATGTCATCTGTTCTTCATATGATGATTGCTAAGAATTGCTCcccagatatttatacatatcaGGAGATCATTAATGGATtgaacaaaagaaaaatgagataCGAAGGTTTTCGGGTTTTTAATGATCTAAAGTGCAGAGGGTATTTCCCAGATAGAGTCATGTATACAACAATGATTCATGGTCTTTGCAACAACAAGTGGCTTGGAGAAGCGCGAAAAGTGTGGTTTGAGATGACTCAGAATGGAATCGTTCCTAATGAGTACACATACAATGCTTTTATTAATGGTTTATGGCGTATTGGCAGCATAGATGAAGCTGAGAAATTTTATAAAGAGATGATTTCCAAAGGTTATGGTGAGTCTACCATTAGTTACAACACTATGATAAGTGGACTGTGCTTGAATGGAAAAGTGGATGAAGCTCGGGTATTGTTCGAACAGATGAAAGAGAAGGGTA from Primulina eburnea isolate SZY01 chromosome 6, ASM2296580v1, whole genome shotgun sequence encodes:
- the LOC140833897 gene encoding uncharacterized protein isoform X1; this encodes MAKPTWIFTHLCLRRNPKSFIGSNYFRIRNQRLSIDQVSGNAEESTRPPNEICGQNHVFEVGEVSGTVEEFVLKPLNLDESIHQNQFLYACEIAKEVSVFIRAQPRWEQTLTIVFPNVNFVDPNIYNEVLKRQNNAFLSIRFYHWLVSLNGFSLDPILCKEIFRRLVEANAAKAAESFLKETKFEPEPELLELYIECLGENGLVELAFDVFERLKIIGHCAPLQTWNSALSCALRTKRLDVFWALYGDMMQQNVVPDIDTTGYLTRAFCIDNNAAKGYNLLRQVLENGHVPSKIVFNKLVAAFCKSGDYGKMSSVLHMMIAKNCSPDIYTYQEIINGLNKRKMRYEGFRVFNDLKCRGYFPDRVMYTTMIHGLCNNKWLGEARKVWFEMTQNGIVPNEYTYNAFINGLWRIGSIDEAEKFYKEMISKGYGESTISYNTMISGLCLNGKVDEARVLFEQMKEKGIATDAITYNSLMKGFSRNGKIAEGLYFFHELLNHGFEPSTASFTVLIERLCEAGHTEQAKMLWKDVLDRGMEAAVFSQNKIIVALGEQGCFQEGVAWLKAMIKNNMTPEKKTFERLIQCLCVSDRLDDALLVLDYMLQMGFSLEKCVCNSLVNKLCQDDSHTIESCLEETLQGNKCH
- the LOC140833897 gene encoding uncharacterized protein isoform X2, yielding MLKNPRGPQMKFVVKIMSLKSVRAQPRWEQTLTIVFPNVNFVDPNIYNEVLKRQNNAFLSIRFYHWLVSLNGFSLDPILCKEIFRRLVEANAAKAAESFLKETKFEPEPELLELYIECLGENGLVELAFDVFERLKIIGHCAPLQTWNSALSCALRTKRLDVFWALYGDMMQQNVVPDIDTTGYLTRAFCIDNNAAKGYNLLRQVLENGHVPSKIVFNKLVAAFCKSGDYGKMSSVLHMMIAKNCSPDIYTYQEIINGLNKRKMRYEGFRVFNDLKCRGYFPDRVMYTTMIHGLCNNKWLGEARKVWFEMTQNGIVPNEYTYNAFINGLWRIGSIDEAEKFYKEMISKGYGESTISYNTMISGLCLNGKVDEARVLFEQMKEKGIATDAITYNSLMKGFSRNGKIAEGLYFFHELLNHGFEPSTASFTVLIERLCEAGHTEQAKMLWKDVLDRGMEAAVFSQNKIIVALGEQGCFQEGVAWLKAMIKNNMTPEKKTFERLIQCLCVSDRLDDALLVLDYMLQMGFSLEKCVCNSLVNKLCQDDSHTIESCLEETLQGNKCH